A single region of the Nicotiana sylvestris chromosome 6, ASM39365v2, whole genome shotgun sequence genome encodes:
- the LOC104220616 gene encoding molybdopterin synthase catalytic subunit, whose protein sequence is MADEERDLIEILEENNPIDTNKYTRYVRSPKCGAIATFEGTTRDTFEGKEVLELKYEAYVPMAIRCLKTLCSSARASWDIHSIAVAHCLGTVPVGETSVFVAISSVHRADALDACKFLIDELKASVPIWKKEVYTNGEVWKENKEFIERMPDLGKTSHDQAGACSGKKKVEAHERKSCCGTKVKVNDETSDSCS, encoded by the coding sequence ATGGCTGATGAGGAGAGAGATCTAATTGAGATCTTGGAAGAGAATAATCCAATAGACACCAACAAATATACTCGTTATGTTCGTTCTCCCAAATGTGGAGCTATAGCAACGTTTGAAGGTACCACACGCGACACCTTTGAGGGCAAGGAAGTCTTAGAGTTAAAGTATGAAGCATATGTTCCAATGGCGATACGTTGTTTAAAAACCCTCTGTTCTTCTGCCCGAGCATCGTGGGATATCCACTCGATTGCAGTTGCCCACTGCTTGGGTACTGTTCCTGTTGGAGAGACTAGTGTTTTTGTTGCAATATCGTCTGTCCATCGAGCGGATGCATTGGATGCTTGTAAGTTTCTGATTGACGAGCTTAAAGCATCAGTTCCGATATGGAAGAAGGAGGTATATACAAATGGAGAAGTGTGGAAAGAGAATAAAGAGTTTATAGAAAGGATGCCAGATCTTGGGAAGACATCACATGATCAAGCCGGCGCTTGCTCTGGTAAAAAGAAAGTGGAGGCACATGAGAGAAAGAGTTGCTGTGGGACAAAGGTTAAAGTCAATGATGAAACTTCAGATTCTTGTAGCTAG